A section of the Salmo salar chromosome ssa05, Ssal_v3.1, whole genome shotgun sequence genome encodes:
- the LOC123743208 gene encoding pachytene checkpoint protein 2 homolog isoform X2, with amino-acid sequence MWSTAKRSDVKMHVLTLLNRHRMVFGAYRWTEFDEDFLIKHVQSVAIVDAERKPIDLKSCSLSIHIFTLNDDGPSTLNLEEEELSAANHWLLPAAEFHGIWESLVYESGVKTQLLDYVSTTIYFSDKNVDSNLISWNRVVLLHGPPGTGKTSLCKALAQKLSIRLSNRYSYGQFVEINSHSLFSKWFSESGKLVTKMFQKIQELIDDKQALVFVLIDEVESLTAARNASQAGTEPSDAIRVVNSVLTQLDQIKRHSNVVILTTSNVTEKIDLAFVDRADIKQYIGPPSVEGIFNIYLSCLEELMKCQIVYPRQPLLTMFELETMGFRESKVSELSLVLRNIAIKSKGFSGRALRKLPFLAHALFVKTPTVSLERFLEAMDLAVDKQIEERHNLVNCL; translated from the exons ATGTGGAG CACTGCGAAGAGGTCTGACGTGAAGATGCACGTCTTGACCCTGCTGAACCGTCATCGCATGGTGTTCGGGGCTTACAGGTGGACAGAGTTTGACGAGGACTTCCTTATCAAACACGTCCAATCAGTGGCCATAGTGGATGCTGAGAGAAAA CCCATAGATCTGAAGAGCTGCAGTCTGTCCATCCACATCTTCACCCTGAATGATGACGGGCCCAGCACTCTgaacctggaggaggaggagctctCTGCAGCCAATCACTGGCTCTTACCAGCCG cTGAGTTCCATGGCATCTGGGAGAGTCTGGTGTATGAGAGCGGGGTCAAAACACAA CTCTTGGATTACGTCTCAACCACAATTTACTTCTCTGACAAAAACGTGGACAGCAACCTGATCTCATGGAACCGAGTTGTCCTGCTTCATG GACCCCCGGGCACAGGGAAGACGTCTTTGTGTAAAGCTCTGGCCCAGAAGCTGTCAATCAGACTATCAAACCG GTACTCTTATGGGCAGTTTGTTGAGATCAACAGCCACAGTTTGTTCTCCAAGTGGTTCTCTGAG AGTGGTAAACTGGTCACTAAGATGTTCCAGAAGATCCAAGAGCTGATAGATGACAAGCAGGCTCTGGTGTTTGTTCTCATCGATGAG GTGGAGAGTCTGACGGCAGCGCGGAACGCTTCCCAGGCCGGAACGGAACCCTCAGACGCCATCCGAGTGGTCAACTCTGTCCTCACACAGCTGGACCAGATCAAGCG GCATTCTAATGTTGTGATCCTGACCACCTCCAACGTGACAGAGAAGATAGACCTGGCATTTGTGGACAGAGCTGACATCAAGCAGTACATTGGCCCTCCATCTGTAGAGGGCATCTTCAACATCTACCTGTCCTGCCTGGAGGAACTCATGAAG TGCCAGATCGTGTACCCCAGACAGCCACTGCTGACCATGTTTGAGCTGGAGACCATGGGCTTCAGGGAGAGCAAGGTGTCGGAGCTCAGCCTGGTTCTCAGGAACATCGCCAT AAAGAGTAAGGGTTTCAGTGGAAGAGCGCTGAGGAAACTACCCTTTTTGGCCCATGCTCTTTTTGTGAAG ACCCCGACAGTGTCCCTGGAGAGGTTCCTGGAGGCCATGGACCTAGCAGTGGACAAACAGATAGAGGAGAGGCACAACCTGGTCAACTGTCTGTGA
- the LOC123743208 gene encoding pachytene checkpoint protein 2 homolog isoform X1 → MEGDRMEVGDLKQNPNDMNNIHVEVHVKSTSTAKRSDVKMHVLTLLNRHRMVFGAYRWTEFDEDFLIKHVQSVAIVDAERKPIDLKSCSLSIHIFTLNDDGPSTLNLEEEELSAANHWLLPAAEFHGIWESLVYESGVKTQLLDYVSTTIYFSDKNVDSNLISWNRVVLLHGPPGTGKTSLCKALAQKLSIRLSNRYSYGQFVEINSHSLFSKWFSESGKLVTKMFQKIQELIDDKQALVFVLIDEVESLTAARNASQAGTEPSDAIRVVNSVLTQLDQIKRHSNVVILTTSNVTEKIDLAFVDRADIKQYIGPPSVEGIFNIYLSCLEELMKCQIVYPRQPLLTMFELETMGFRESKVSELSLVLRNIAIKSKGFSGRALRKLPFLAHALFVKTPTVSLERFLEAMDLAVDKQIEERHNLVNCL, encoded by the exons ATGGAGGGCGACAGAATGGAGGTAGGGGATCTGAAGCAGAACCCCAACGACATGAACAACATCCATGTGGAGGTTCACGTCAAATCTACCAG CACTGCGAAGAGGTCTGACGTGAAGATGCACGTCTTGACCCTGCTGAACCGTCATCGCATGGTGTTCGGGGCTTACAGGTGGACAGAGTTTGACGAGGACTTCCTTATCAAACACGTCCAATCAGTGGCCATAGTGGATGCTGAGAGAAAA CCCATAGATCTGAAGAGCTGCAGTCTGTCCATCCACATCTTCACCCTGAATGATGACGGGCCCAGCACTCTgaacctggaggaggaggagctctCTGCAGCCAATCACTGGCTCTTACCAGCCG cTGAGTTCCATGGCATCTGGGAGAGTCTGGTGTATGAGAGCGGGGTCAAAACACAA CTCTTGGATTACGTCTCAACCACAATTTACTTCTCTGACAAAAACGTGGACAGCAACCTGATCTCATGGAACCGAGTTGTCCTGCTTCATG GACCCCCGGGCACAGGGAAGACGTCTTTGTGTAAAGCTCTGGCCCAGAAGCTGTCAATCAGACTATCAAACCG GTACTCTTATGGGCAGTTTGTTGAGATCAACAGCCACAGTTTGTTCTCCAAGTGGTTCTCTGAG AGTGGTAAACTGGTCACTAAGATGTTCCAGAAGATCCAAGAGCTGATAGATGACAAGCAGGCTCTGGTGTTTGTTCTCATCGATGAG GTGGAGAGTCTGACGGCAGCGCGGAACGCTTCCCAGGCCGGAACGGAACCCTCAGACGCCATCCGAGTGGTCAACTCTGTCCTCACACAGCTGGACCAGATCAAGCG GCATTCTAATGTTGTGATCCTGACCACCTCCAACGTGACAGAGAAGATAGACCTGGCATTTGTGGACAGAGCTGACATCAAGCAGTACATTGGCCCTCCATCTGTAGAGGGCATCTTCAACATCTACCTGTCCTGCCTGGAGGAACTCATGAAG TGCCAGATCGTGTACCCCAGACAGCCACTGCTGACCATGTTTGAGCTGGAGACCATGGGCTTCAGGGAGAGCAAGGTGTCGGAGCTCAGCCTGGTTCTCAGGAACATCGCCAT AAAGAGTAAGGGTTTCAGTGGAAGAGCGCTGAGGAAACTACCCTTTTTGGCCCATGCTCTTTTTGTGAAG ACCCCGACAGTGTCCCTGGAGAGGTTCCTGGAGGCCATGGACCTAGCAGTGGACAAACAGATAGAGGAGAGGCACAACCTGGTCAACTGTCTGTGA